From the genome of Monomorium pharaonis isolate MP-MQ-018 chromosome 2, ASM1337386v2, whole genome shotgun sequence, one region includes:
- the LOC105839518 gene encoding protein O-glucosyltransferase 2 isoform X2 encodes MHLATFLVLFICVGARNVNVNPLKTIIWGPGLKPTEVTMRARYFFLQLVDSQGRNLTKSPGENIVTGQIYGQSLNGASCRVWSQIFDCKDGSFIIRYKVFNTCFDVKIKVKIKGKELPLPHSEIKGPVYEEECYCPNPSITNWLNHYQCQQNYTQIYRDLSPFSNIDFDKVRQTIIKRYDRPTSISLCHYVLKSNRVYRQCYGQYVGFKIFMDAILLSLARKVTLPDIEFFANLGDWPLVPDSGPLYPIFSWCGSENTKDIVMPTYDITESSLEAMGRVMLDTLSVQGNGLPWENKTEQLFWRGRDARRERLDLIDISRKHPELFNVSITNFFFFRDEIDKYGPAQNYVSFFNFFKYKYMLNIDGTVAAYRFPYLLAGDSLVFKQESKYYEFFYKELTPGLHYVPVKSDLSDLVEKIIWAKEHDEDGLRIVKSARQFTRDNLLPRDILCYYTVLFHEWSKRLKSEVEVLNNMEEVPQPSHSCQCHFRNSNLRDEL; translated from the exons ATGCACCTGGCAACATTCTTAGTGCTGTTTATCTGCGTGGGAGCAAGAAACGTCAATGTGAATCCATTGAAAACAATAATCTGGGGCCCAGGATTGAAACCAACAGAAGTTACCATGCGTGCAAGATATTTCTTCTTACAACTCGTCGATTCACAGGGAAGAAA TTTGACAAAATCTCCAGGTGAAAATATAGTCACTGGACAAATATATGGACAATCTCTCAATGGTGCATCATGTCGCGTGTGGTCCCAAATCTTTGACTGTAAAGATGGTAGTTTTATAATACGttacaaagtttttaatacCTGTTTCGATGTTAAGATTAAAGTGAAAATCAAAGGAAAAGAATTACCACTACCACATTCAGAGATCAAAG GTCCTGTTTATGAGGAAGAATGTTACTGTCCAAATCCATCAATCACTAACTGGCTAAATCACTATCAATGTCAACAAAATTACACTCAAATATATCGTGATCTCTCtccgttttcaaatattgacTTCGATAAAGTACGTCAAACCATTATCAAAAGATATGACCGACCAACCAGCATCAGTCTTTGTCATTACGTTTTGAAATCTAACAga GTTTATAGGCAATGTTACGGCCAGTACGTTggcttcaaaatatttatggatgCTATACTGTTGTCACTCGCGCGCAAAGTAACACTGCCGGATATTGAATTCTTCGCAAATTTGGGTGACTGGCCGCTTGTTCCCGATTCGGGTCCTCTCTATCCTATTTTTTCATGGTGTGGATCTGAAAATACGAAAGATATTGTTATGCCTACATACGATATCACAGAATCGTCTCTGGAAGCGATGGGAAG GGTAATGTTAGACACACTCTCCGTACAAGGTAATGGACTACCATGGGAGAACAAGACTGAACAATTGTTTTGGCGTGGACGCGACGCTAGAAGGGAACGCCTTGATTTGATAGATATTTCAAGAAAGCATCCAGAGCTTTTCAATGTCTCCATcactaatttctttttctttaggGATGAGATAGATAAATATGGGCCTGCACAAAATTacgtatcattttttaatttttttaag tacaaATATATGTTGAATATTGATGGCACAGTAGCAGCTTATCGATTTCCATATTTACTTGCTGGAGATTCTTTGGTATTTAAGCAAGAATCAAagtattatgaatttttttacaaagaactAACACCTGGGTTACATTATGTGCCTGTAAAAAGCGATCTGTCGGACCTTGTTGAAAAAATCATATGGGCGAAGGAGCATGATGAGGATGGATTGAGAATTGTTAAATCTGCCAGACAATTTACCAGGGATAATTTATTACCACGTGATATATTATGTTACTATACAGTTTTGTTTCAT gaATGGAGTAAACGCTTAAAGAGTGAAGTTGAAGTACTGAATAACATGGAAGAAGTACCACAACCTAGTCATTCTTGTCAGTGTCATTTTAGAAATTCAAATCTTCGAGATGAATTGTAG
- the LOC105839523 gene encoding exocyst complex component 3, which produces MTTSAEDLQRLEEEAIVRGTKYVANLLQRPGQLEKIDMYKRRIGRKKASVETMLKTAMQSQLDGVRVGFEQLQSSLESIAAIKDDLNHIEQLFGSVVKLSTRLQAVQEENMRHSQYVIAKENLKHIFTVPESVEKTKQWINEGKLLHAHQSLMDLETSRDELLYELHKLPNQSPADTVMLKAYFEDVEMLSQLMEKQIRLVLSRTLNTVRKEPTVIVTPLRIIEREEKADQFAIQRHKQSGFMAPGRPKRWKEMAMKVLEKSVANRIEGTQVEERADNKMWLVRYLELTRLLILEDLRVVKTLCDPCFPPWYDIVRTFVKMYHMSLSQHLKDIIAGGLEGNEYVSLLAWIMNTYTGPELMRHSELNIDTSDIGPLLSPEMMNDLQEKYLRNMCQNYEDWMKKTLETEKLDWRSGVLPESSTQELYYHTAAPVIIFQMIDQNLQVAKTISPDLTAKALVLCIEQVIKYGFMYRQEILEFKRRHFADRSQVPYFTHHMITIVNNCIQFTELAQQMKQLYWVPNATTGDATVKFERLLASYQQLRNDSVVILLDESFLDLDLHFQDLITPKWLSSPIPVETICVTLEDYFQDYNHLSPKNFEYVITEAQNLIAKRYISAMLQRKISLKTYDECLTCTSKIMSEADKLKNFFDRIAPKVGANFNSPFEIIKRLAEVLRCEDAEILSLDLHSLVEKYPDMTEEHLIRLLGLRGDISRAEARNKVSYIMEAQRNRKHVQSIQASSIFKDIVIQDSFLGWKP; this is translated from the coding sequence ATGACAACGAGCGCGGAGGATCTGCAGAGGCTGGAGGAAGAGGCGATCGTCAGAGGCACTAAGTACGTCGCGAACCTTCTACAGCGGCCGGGCCAGCTGGAGAAGATTGACATGTACAAGCGGAGGATCGGCAGGAAGAAGGCCTCCGTCGAGACGATGCTGAAGACTGCGATGCAGAGCCAGCTGGACGGGGTCAGGGTCGGCTTCGAGCAACTGCAGAGCTCTCTGGAGAGCATCGCCGCGATCAAGGACGACCTGAACCACATCGAGCAACTGTTCGGCTCAGTTGTGAAGCTCAGCACTCGGTTGCAGGCGGTGCAGGAGGAAAATATGCGCCACTCACAGTACGTGATCGCGAAGGAGAACCTGAAGCACATATTTACTGTGCCAGAGAGTGTGGAGAAGACGAAGCAGTGGATAAACGAAGGTAAACTATTACACGCGCACCAGAGCCTAATGGACCTCGAGACCTCCCGGGACGAGCTGCTGTACGAGTTGCACAAGCTGCCGAATCAGTCGCCAGCAGATACGGTTATGCTAAAGGCTTACTTCGAGGACGTGGAGATGCTCTCGCAGCTGATGGAGAAACAGATACGGCTGGTGCTAAGCCGAACTCTGAACACGGTCAGAAAAGAACCCACTGTGATAGTAACGCCGCTGAGAATCATAGAGCGGGAGGAGAAGGCAGATCAGTTCGCTATTCAGAGGCACAAGCAGAGTGGATTCATGGCGCCAGGTAGACCCAAACGGTGGAAGGAGATGGCGATGAAAGTGCTGGAGAAATCAGTCGCCAATCGGATCGAGGGCACCCAAGTGGAAGAGAGGGCAGATAACAAGATGTGGTTGGTGCGATATCTGGAGCTCACAAGGCTTCTGATCCTCGAGGACCTGCGAGTTGTGAAGACACTCTGCGATCCGTGCTTCCCACCCTGGTACGACATCGTGAGGACTTTTGTCAAGATGTACCACATGAGTCTGTCACAGCATCTGAAGGACATTATCGCCGGTGGGCTTGAGGGAAACGAGTACGTCTCCCTGCTGGCGTggatcatgaatacatatacaGGACCAGAGCTGATGCGGCATTCCGAGCTGAACATCGACACATCCGACATCGGGCCGCTGCTTAGCCCTGAGATGATGAACGACCTGCAGGAAAAGTATCTGCGGAATATGTGTCAGAACTATGAGGACTGGATGAAGAAAACGTTGGAGACAGAGAAGCTCGACTGGAGGAGCGGCGTCTTGCCGGAGAGCTCGACCCAGGAACTGTATTATCACACTGCGGCGCCAGTTATCATATTCCAAATGATCGATCAGAATCTTCAGGTTGCAAAGACCATCAGCCCAGACTTGACGGCGAAGGCACTGGTCCTGTGCATCGAGCAGGTGATCAAGTACGGGTTCATGTACCGACAGGAGATCCTGGAATTCAAGAGGCGGCACTTTGCGGACCGAAGCCAGGTGCCCTACTTCACTCACCACATGATCACAATAGTCAACAACTGTATACAATTTACCGAGTTGGCGCAACAAATGAAGCAGCTCTACTGGGTGCCCAACGCCACCACCGGTGACGCGACAGTGAAGTTTGAGAGGCTTCTGGCGAGCTATCAGCAGCTGAGGAACGACTCCGTAGTTATTTTGCTGGACGAATCCTTTCTGGATTTGGACTTGCACTTTCAGGATCTGATCACGCCCAAGTGGTTGTCGTCGCCTATCCCAGTTGAGACCATCTGCGTCACGTTGGAAGACTATTTTCAGGATTACAATCACCTGAGCCCCAAGAACTTCGAGTACGTCATCACCGAGGCACAGAATCTGATCGCGAAGCGCTACATATCCGCGATGTTGCAGAGGAAGATATCTCTCAAGACTTATGACGAATGCCTGACGTGTACGTCGAAGATAATGTCGGAGGCGGACAAGCTGAAGAATTTCTTTGACCGGATTGCGCCAAAGGTCGGCGCCAATTTCAATTCACCGTTCGAGATAATTAAGCGCCTCGCCGAAGTGCTGAGGTGCGAGGACGCGGAAATACTCTCTCTCGACTTGCACTCGCTGGTCGAGAAATATCCCGACATGACGGAGGAGCATCTGATAAGATTGCTTGGCCTGAGGGGCGACATATCACGTGCGGAAGCGCGGAATAAGGTCTCGTACATCATGGAGGCACAACGTAATCGGAAGCACGTGCAGTCCATTCAAGCGAGTAGTATATTCAAGGACATAGTTATCCAGGACAGCTTTCTTGGTTGGAAGCCTTGA
- the LOC105839518 gene encoding protein O-glucosyltransferase 2 isoform X1 codes for MHLATFLVLFICVGARNVNVNPLKTIIWGPGLKPTEVTMRARYFFLQLVDSQGRNLTKSPGENIVTGQIYGQSLNGASCRVWSQIFDCKDGSFIIRYKVFNTCFDVKIKVKIKGKELPLPHSEIKGPVYEEECYCPNPSITNWLNHYQCQQNYTQIYRDLSPFSNIDFDKVRQTIIKRYDRPTSISLCHYVLKSNRVYRQCYGQYVGFKIFMDAILLSLARKVTLPDIEFFANLGDWPLVPDSGPLYPIFSWCGSENTKDIVMPTYDITESSLEAMGRVMLDTLSVQGNGLPWENKTEQLFWRGRDARRERLDLIDISRKHPELFNVSITNFFFFRDEIDKYGPAQNYVSFFNFFKYKYMLNIDGTVAAYRFPYLLAGDSLVFKQESKYYEFFYKELTPGLHYVPVKSDLSDLVEKIIWAKEHDEDGLRIVKSARQFTRDNLLPRDILCYYTVLFHVREKVLFYIFLGYIFFSNNTIFIFQEWSKRLKSEVEVLNNMEEVPQPSHSCQCHFRNSNLRDEL; via the exons ATGCACCTGGCAACATTCTTAGTGCTGTTTATCTGCGTGGGAGCAAGAAACGTCAATGTGAATCCATTGAAAACAATAATCTGGGGCCCAGGATTGAAACCAACAGAAGTTACCATGCGTGCAAGATATTTCTTCTTACAACTCGTCGATTCACAGGGAAGAAA TTTGACAAAATCTCCAGGTGAAAATATAGTCACTGGACAAATATATGGACAATCTCTCAATGGTGCATCATGTCGCGTGTGGTCCCAAATCTTTGACTGTAAAGATGGTAGTTTTATAATACGttacaaagtttttaatacCTGTTTCGATGTTAAGATTAAAGTGAAAATCAAAGGAAAAGAATTACCACTACCACATTCAGAGATCAAAG GTCCTGTTTATGAGGAAGAATGTTACTGTCCAAATCCATCAATCACTAACTGGCTAAATCACTATCAATGTCAACAAAATTACACTCAAATATATCGTGATCTCTCtccgttttcaaatattgacTTCGATAAAGTACGTCAAACCATTATCAAAAGATATGACCGACCAACCAGCATCAGTCTTTGTCATTACGTTTTGAAATCTAACAga GTTTATAGGCAATGTTACGGCCAGTACGTTggcttcaaaatatttatggatgCTATACTGTTGTCACTCGCGCGCAAAGTAACACTGCCGGATATTGAATTCTTCGCAAATTTGGGTGACTGGCCGCTTGTTCCCGATTCGGGTCCTCTCTATCCTATTTTTTCATGGTGTGGATCTGAAAATACGAAAGATATTGTTATGCCTACATACGATATCACAGAATCGTCTCTGGAAGCGATGGGAAG GGTAATGTTAGACACACTCTCCGTACAAGGTAATGGACTACCATGGGAGAACAAGACTGAACAATTGTTTTGGCGTGGACGCGACGCTAGAAGGGAACGCCTTGATTTGATAGATATTTCAAGAAAGCATCCAGAGCTTTTCAATGTCTCCATcactaatttctttttctttaggGATGAGATAGATAAATATGGGCCTGCACAAAATTacgtatcattttttaatttttttaag tacaaATATATGTTGAATATTGATGGCACAGTAGCAGCTTATCGATTTCCATATTTACTTGCTGGAGATTCTTTGGTATTTAAGCAAGAATCAAagtattatgaatttttttacaaagaactAACACCTGGGTTACATTATGTGCCTGTAAAAAGCGATCTGTCGGACCTTGTTGAAAAAATCATATGGGCGAAGGAGCATGATGAGGATGGATTGAGAATTGTTAAATCTGCCAGACAATTTACCAGGGATAATTTATTACCACGTGATATATTATGTTACTATACAGTTTTGTTTCATGTACGAGAAAAAGtcctattttatatttttcttgggtatatattcttttcaaataatacaatttttatatttcaggaATGGAGTAAACGCTTAAAGAGTGAAGTTGAAGTACTGAATAACATGGAAGAAGTACCACAACCTAGTCATTCTTGTCAGTGTCATTTTAGAAATTCAAATCTTCGAGATGAATTGTAG
- the LOC105839516 gene encoding basic salivary proline-rich protein 2, protein MSVTFAQRGRPPPNPAQIQKMLDENSQLIQMIQEYQNKGKAQECIQYQQILHRNLVYLASIADVNQNLQTLLPLPQGISNGPQHGMMNPQGLPSGPGGTTGPGGEMPPNTQPAMPMSTFNQGQPMAQGYRGPVMPGQGPAINRPPTAPGPQQYRGPQVYPQQPSQQGYPAQYTGQNPGSNYQGPQGSGYTPGQPNQYGPPNATQQQGYSAGTQPNYGPPTTVNSYGPQPGGYPPPGTAQPPSGYGPPPPNQQGYPPSNASQQNFSSGSQQQQQPGQYGSPSPQPNYQQPPSQAPPQNAYVAGQPGSYPPPSSQAYANNVPPQNYPPPPTTSATQPGPQPGSQQNAGPQPNYVSQPSPGPGATQYGPASTSPPFSTSSASGGNTYAQSSQPTSTPSASTQTYPPNSGPPPTSQGGSYAPPVPPSPSGYPVHQTPHPTSHPPHPPPPHQSPHQPPHTPHQSPHQPTHQSSHQPPSHQSPHQPPQQSQQQSQTAPQTQQQPSQSPAPSGFQPPSGPPQGPAPPPGPQQQPAYGPTTTQTYVPPTPAGQPQIYSPHPPQGGQHYGHPQYPPQSYPPPPAGQGYPQYPPRPPGGHMPPPPGPQGPPPPNQYGGYGYQPPTQ, encoded by the exons ATGTCCGTGACCTTCGCGCAACGCGGCAGGCCACCTCCGAATCCTGCCCAGATACAAAAG ATGCTCGATGAGAACAGCCAGCTTATACAGATGATTCAAGAGTATCAGAACAAGGGCAAGGCACAGGAATGTATACA ATATCAACAAATATTACATCGCAACTTGGTATATCTGGCATCTATCGCTGATGTGAACCAGAATCTTCAGACTTTATTACCT ttaccTCAAGGTATCTCGAATGGTCCTCAGCATGGTATGATGAATCCTCAAGGGCTTCCAAGTGGTCCAGGTGGTACAACTGGTCCTGGGGGAGAAATGCCACCAAATACACAGCCAGCAATGCCAATGTCGACATTCAATCAAGGTCAGCCAATGGCGCAAGGGTACCGTGGACCTGTAATGCCTGGTCAAGGACCTGCTATAAATA gGCCTCCCACCGCACCAGGTCCACAGCAGTACAGAGGTCCACAAGTTTATCCTCAGCAACCATCTCAACAAGGGTATCCTGCTCAATATACCGGTCAAAATCCTGGCTCAAACTACCAAGGTCCACAAGGATCTGGATACACGCCTGGTCAACCAAACCAATATGGACCGCCAAACGCTACCCAGCAGCAAGGATATAGTGCAGGGACACAGCCAAACTATGGTCCTCCAACTACAGTGAACAGTTATGGTCCGCAGCCAGGTGGTTATCCGCCGCCGGGTACAGCTCAGCCACCCTCTGGATACGGACCACCACCGCCAAATCAACAAGGCTATCCACCTTCAAACGCCTCCCAGCAAAATTTCTCATCAGGTAgtcaacaacaacaacaaccaGGACAATATGGCAGTCCTAGTCCACAACCAAATTATCAGCAGCCTCCGTCCCAAGCGCCACCTCAAAACGCGTACGTCGCTGGACAGCCCGGAAGTTATCCTCCTCCATCCTCGCAGGCATACGCGAATAATGTCCCGCCGCAAAATTATCCGCCACCCCCGACAACTAGCGCGACTCAGCCCGGTCCGCAACCTGGGTCTCAACAAAACGCGGGTCCGCAACCTAATTACGTTAGCCAACCAAGTCCAGGTCCTGGCGCGACGCAGTATGGTCCCGCCTCTACATCTCCACCATTTAGCACCTCCTCCGCAAGCGGCGGCAATACTTACGCCCAAAGCAGTCAACCGACGAGCACGCCGTCTGCCTCGACGCAGACGTACCCGCCTAATAGTGGTCCGCCACCGACGTCGCAGGGCGGAAGCTACGCACCCCCGGTGCCACCATCCCCCTCTGGATATCCCGTTCATCAAACACCGCATCCGACATCGCACCCCCCGCATCCACCGCCACCGCATCAGTCACCGCATCAACCGCCGCACACCCCGCATCAGTCACCTCACCAACCAACACATCAATCATCCCATCAACCACCCTCGCATCAATCACCACACCAGCCACCGCAACAATCTCAGCAACAGTCGCAAACAGCTCCACAGACGCAACAGCAACCGTCTCAGAGTCCAGCACCGAGTGGATTTCAACCGCCGTCTGGTCCACCACAGGGTCCTGCCCCACCACCAGGACCTCAACAACAACCTGCCTATGGACCTACCACTACGCAAACATATGTTCCACCGACTCCAGCAGGGCAACCACAG ATTTACAGTCCTCATCCACCACAAGGGGGACAACATTATGGACATCCTCAGTATCCTCCTCAAAGTTATCCCCCACCGCCAGCAGGGCAAGGATATCCACAGTATCCACCACGACCACCTGGTGGACATATGCCTCCCCCACCAGGACCACAAGGACCACCACCACCTAATCAATATGGAGGTTACGGTTATCAGCCACCCACACAATAA
- the LOC105839515 gene encoding tRNA-splicing endonuclease subunit Sen34 — translation MNLQNVIYLISLRNNAFIWNADDWLRLRRNHRIIGELVGTFPKSTRQDIFLGLPLLLLSEEVTLLLEKKIACLVECKSLRTLPDESLSQRFQEYRDKLFLEQANCLKENRKKQITSMMDKIVEGKKRKMLGLHTSKKYMKKPLDKKTQETLDNIEIDTESLLEEELTKLPKLSKNDALVQIHTAYPWSSKDDIKIVEWKYPLTSDQQLKYRVYKDLWEKQYYITSGEKFGGDFLVYPGDPIMFHSQYVVQCKRKNEEIPITDIVSQCRLSCHVRKTLVFATYYEEEDVVKYQSLQWTECSTLENS, via the exons ATGAATCtccaaaatgttatttacCTAATTTCTTTGAGAAACAATGCTTTTATATGGAATGCCGatg attggctgaGGCTTCGACGGAATCATAGAATAATTGGCGAGTTAGTGGGTACTTTCCCAAAATCAACTAGGCAAGACATATTTTTAGGTCTCCCATTGCTTTTGTTGTCAGAGGAAGTTACTCTATTGCTTGAAAAGAAAATAGCTTGTCTTGTAGAGTGCAAAAGTCTAAGGACACTGCCAGATGAATCGTTAAGCCAAAGATTTCAGGAGTACAGAGACAAACTGTTCCTGGAGCAAGCAAACTGTTTGAAAGAGAATAGAAAGAAACAG attacCTCTATGATGGACAAGATTGTGGAAGGAAAGAAGCGTAAAATGTTAGGCTTGCACACAAGCAAAAAGTATATGAAGAAACCATTGGATAAGAAAACGCAGGAGACCTtagataatattgaaattgataCTGAAAGTTTACTCGAAGAGGAATTGACCAAATTGCCTAAACTGAGCAAAAATGATGCACTTGTTCAAATACATACAG CATATCCATGGTCTAGCAAAGATGATATAAAGATAGTAGAATGGAAATATCCACTTACGTCCGATCAACAACTCAAATACAGAGTGTATAAAGATCTTTGGGAGAAGCAATATTATATCACCAGTGGAGAAAAATTTGGCGGCGATTTCTTAGTATATCCAG GCGATCCGATAATGTTTCACTCACAATACGTAGTACAGTGTAAACgcaaaaatgaagaaataccTATTACAGACATTGTGAGTCAATGCAGACTCAGTTGCCATGTTCGAAAGACGTTAGTATTTGCTACGTATTACGAAGAAGAAGATGTAGTGAAATATCAATCTTTACAGTGGACAGAATGTAGCACATTAGAAAATAGTTGA
- the LOC105839524 gene encoding 50S ribosomal protein L27, with amino-acid sequence MAHLSQMLSFGLQNTRHTLVPCNINNLVKVCLRFASKKASSNTSNKSSHSRPKHRGWKVQDGAYVQCGRLLVTQRTTRFHPGLNVGFGRDGSLFAIEAGRVMVTCETIDPNWEHTWIQRNYAGRENQLIYKKHFNIIPIPQHNRFKLIDKV; translated from the exons ATGGCACACTTGTCACAAATGCTTTCTTTTGGATTACAAAATACCCGACACACCTTAGTACCctgcaatattaataacttgg TGAAAGTTTGTCTCAGGTTTGCTTCAAAGAAAGCCAGCAGTAACACAAGCAACAAGAGTAGCCATAGCAGGCCAAAACACAGAGGATGGAAAGTACAAGATGGAGCTTACGTACAATGTGGTAGGCTATTGGTCACGCAAAGAACAACTAGATTTCATCCAGGTCTTAAT GTCGGGTTTGGAAGAGATGGATCTTTATTTGCCATAGAGGCGGGCAGAGTAATGGTAACTTGTGAGACAATTGACCCCAATTGGGAACACACCTGGATCCAACGCAATTATGCCGGCCGTGAAAATCAATTGATATATAAGAaacactttaatattattcctaTTCCTCAACACAATCGATTCAAATTAATAGacaaagtataa